One part of the Vicia villosa cultivar HV-30 ecotype Madison, WI linkage group LG6, Vvil1.0, whole genome shotgun sequence genome encodes these proteins:
- the LOC131612191 gene encoding TPR repeat-containing protein ZIP4-like — translation MRIAEISSPEIRTVHGEGDDQHFLSQIESIVKQIETDSANKLPPDSAAVNLRQCLTHLSQLAPLSNSLKLQIWKLSYRLWNVCVDISNTATVRSSSSTTTSTGEKQAELRHLTADLLSIASDVTGIPSPAIKSASFYYKTGLLWHNLRKFDLAAKCYERATDLISKLDIASITDSGERKLLLDLNLARSRTAWEVRDPNLAVALLNRSKSMHSGSCEDYMELAKQFMAFGKCSLSKNNEDTENRDLSEALKLMNEALENCEKGYGASRTREEKVEIRGLRWKVLRFIAAIHLQKDEFESVIKCVKVLRDSAEGGDDHPSLSVLAMKAWLGLGRHNEAEKELRGMVIDRGIPEGVWVSSVEAYFSSAGTAGAETAKGVFLGLLGRCHVSAGAAVRVASRVLGGSGEGGKVRAKVVAELVSDERVVALFAEKEAAKDRTAMHAVLWNCGADNFQSKDYLTSAELFEKSMLYIPHDTENRILRAKGYRVLCLCHLGLLQLDRAKEYIDEAEKLEPNVVCAFLKYKIYLQKKDNQGAITQIEAMTMCLDFQPDFLSLSAHEAVACSARPVAVASLSTMLNFYASGKSMPTTEVTVMRTLVTVLSQEPDNEQKVLKTLKHAHTRASELGSDCFFGKEEVGRRELNWFAVTSWNYGTKTGQDKNYELSAEFLILASNFYALVKGSDDENNVMICKSLVLSVSSMIALEFQRKAAMSETEVKQALTLLDRAGQMLKLISAGNYVNDSQLNTIAPDLFFIHTFCAYDVQGRLNDLGSQLFTVKSFASSKACKPQHLLQIGLHASQGPLSNHEVATFALNECLSSFLSSPAPDYPNVALVVRKLIAIASIHKGDKDDDLVYSMYKQAYRIMVGLKEGEYPIEEGKWLAMTAWNRAAVPVRLGQIEMGKKWMNVGFDIAKHVPGMEVYKACMEDVLSKLEKKL, via the exons ATGAGAATTGCTGAGATATCCTCGCCGGAGATCCGAACAGTCCACGGAGAAGGAGACGATCAGCACTTTCTCTCCCAAATCGAGTCAATAGTCAAGCAAATTGAAACCGACTCCGCCAACAAACTTCCACCTGACTCAGCCGCCGTTAATCTCCGGCAATGCCTGACTCACCTGAGTCAACTCGCTCCACTTTCCAACTCGTTGAAGCTTCAGATTTGGAAACTCAGCTACCGTCTCTGGAACGTCTGTGTCGACATCTCCAACACCGCCACTGTCCGCTCTTCATCATCCACCACAACCTCCACCGGCGAAAAACAGGCGGAACTCCGACATTTGACAGCCGACCTCCTCTCAATCGCCAGCGATGTTACCGGTATTCCCTCTCCGGCGATCAAGTCGGCTTCGTTCTACTACAAGACCGGCTTGTTGTGGCACAACCTCCGGAAGTTTGATCTTGCTGCCAAATGCTATGAGCGAGCCACCGATCTGATCTCGAAGCTCGATATCGCTTCGATAACTGACTCCGGTGAACGGAAACTGTTGCTGGATTTGAACCTCGCGCGGTCCCGAACTGCGTGGGAGGTTCGTGACCCGAACCTCGCGGTGGCGCTGCTGAACCGAAGCAAGAGCATGCACTCTGGTTCGTGCGAGGACTACATGGAGCTTGCGAAGCAATTCATGGCGTTTGGGAAATGTTCACTATCGAAAAACAACGAGGACACGGAGAATCGTGATTTGAGCGAGGCGCTGAAACTGATGAACGAGGCGTTGGAGAATTGTGAGAAGGGATACGGTGCATCGAGAACAAGGGAAGAGAAGGTGGAAATCAGGGGGTTAAGGTGGAAGGTTTTGAGGTTCATTGCTGCGATCCATTTGCAAAAGGATGAATTCGAGAGTGTGATTAAGTGTGTGAAGGTTTTGAGAGATTCTGCTGAAGGTGGTGATGATCATCCAAGCCTTTCAGTTTTGGCGATGAAGGCCTGGTTAGGGTTAGGGAGGCACAATGAGGCGGAGAAGGAATTGAGGGGAATGGTGATTGACAGAGGGATTCCAGAAGGTGTTTGGGTGTCTTCTGTGGAGGCTTATTTTAGTTCTGCTGGGACAGCTGGAGCGGAGACGGCGAAAGGGGTGTTTTTGGGGCTATTAGGGAGGTGTCATGTCAGTGCCGGTGCTGCGGTAAGAGTAGCGAGTAGGGTGCTCGGTGGCAGTGGTGAAGGGGGTAAAGTAAGGGCTAAAGTTGTTGCTGAGCTTGTGTCTGATGAAAGGGTGGTGGCGCTTTTTGCAGAAAAGGAAGCTGCTAAGGATAGAACGGCAATGCATGCTGTTCTGTGGAATTG TGGTGCTGACAATTTTCAGTCAAAAGATTATCTGACCAGTGCAGAACTTTTTGAAAAATCAATGCTATATATTCCACATGACACAGAAAACAGAATACTTAGAGCCAAGGGCTATAGAGTTTTGTGTCTCTGCCACCTTGGTCTCTTGCAGCTGGATCGTGCCAAAGAATACATCGATGAGGCTGAGAAG CTTGAGCCCAACGTTGTCTGTGCTTTTCTTAAG TACAAAATTTATCTCCAAAAGAAAGACAACCAAGGTGCTATTACTCAAATTGAAGCAATGACCATGTGCCTTGACTTTCAACCAGATTTTCTCTCACTTTCAGCCCATGAAGCTGTTGCTTGCAGTGCTCGACCAGTTGCTGTTGCCTCTCTATCAACAATGCTAAACTTCTATGCTTCAGGAAAGTCCATGCCAACAACAGAAGTAACAGTTATGCGCACCTTGGTCACTGTTCTATCTCAAGAACCGGATAATGAACAGAAAGTTCTTAAAACCTTAAAACATGCCCATACACGAGCATCCGAACTTGGTTCTGATTGCTTCTTTGGAAAAGAGGAGGTTGGAAGACGTGAGCTAAATTGGTTTGCTGTGACTTCATGGAATTATGGTACAAAAACAGGACAGGATAAGAACTATGAATTGTCTGCTGAGTTTTTAATACTTGCATCAAATTTTTATGCTCTAGTTAAAGGGTCTGATGATGAGAACAATGTCATGATTTGTAAATCATTAGTGCTTTCCGTGTCATCAATGATAGCTTTAGAATTTCAGAGGAAGGCTGCTATGTCAGAAACCGAAGTCAAACAAGCTCTAACTTTACTAGATAGAGCTGGGCAG ATGCTAAAGTTAATTTCAGCTGGGAACTATGTTAATGATAGCCAATTGAATACCATTGCACCTGACCTTTTCTTCATACACACGTTCTGTGCTTATGATGTACAAGGAAGGCTAAATGACTTAGGATCTCAACTCTTCACAGTGAAAAGTTTTGCGAGCTCAAAGGCTTGCAAGCCTCAGCACCTTCTTCAGATAGGTTTACATGCCTCACAGGGACCATTGTCGAATCACGAAGTAGCCACCTTTGCTCTAAATGAGTGTCTCTCATCTTTCCTTTCATCTCCTGCTCCAGATTATCCAAACGTTGCTCTAGTTGTTCGCAAGCTTATAGCCATTGCAAGCATTCACAAGGGTGATAAAGATGATGATCTTGTATATAGCATGTATAAGCAAGCCTATAGGATAATGGTTGGTTTGAAGGAAGGTGAATATCCAATTGAAGAAGGAAAGTGGCTTGCCATGACTGCATGGAACCGAGCAGCAGTGCCAGTGAGGTTGGGTCAGATTGAAATGGGGaagaaatggatgaatgttggcTTCGACATTGCAAAACATGTTCCAGGTATGGAAGTTTACAAAGCATGCATGGAAGATGTCCTTAGCAAATTAGAGAAAAAGCTTTGA
- the LOC131609734 gene encoding formin-like protein 1: MQSLYLFILFMFLFFSSEASLASIKSNNRRILHEPFIPLNSLPPSELPKPSPPPSPPPSLHSPPSTPNTKHPFSTTGPTTVPTDNNNPNQNQYQNESPFFPNYPLSPPPPSPLTFASFPANISALILPHTPQPASSSNKLIPIALSATAIAAVAVFIFGFVYFRRRRYNRRASTESKTLRSDSSLELFPRNVETAVDVNPSEFLYLGTVVNSRQIDVAPPRGGASVSRKLESPELRPLPPLARLPEPPLPPHRDNTYSDEEDEEFYSPRGSSLGCLESSGGTGSGSRRAFSSIAAGRGGESSSISCSSSSFGSPAQSHSISLSPPASSSPRRTQQKSPETTPIQNQHVQYHPSSSSSFSSSRSTPERDFDGEKENASLPSNAHASSSSSVSLQERFMEKTENASLPEQQPRLSNHSSASSSAFSLPSSPEKMTMMHQGFDQSPRMSSVSDGLKLPGLSSLPLSPALLSSPETERGGFSCNPNQWGTFSYAMHAPQRKHWEVPVLPKPIAPPPPPPLPRQRRHWEMSATSAIVDQPRSILKPPVLVPPSRPFVLQNQTTNESLGEIEESSKLKLKPLHWDKVRTSSDREMAWDQMNSMSFKLNEEMIETLFVVNTSNQKPKDATPRSVLPLPNQEGRVLDPKKSQNIAILLKALNVTIEEVCEALLDGSSDTVGAELLESLLKMAPTKEEERKLKEHKDDSPTKLDVAENFLKAMLDIPFAFKRVEAMLYMINFQSEIEYLRKSFQTLEVACEELRHCRMFLKLLEAVLKTGNRMNVGTNRGDAEAYKLDTLLKLADVKGADGKTTLLHFVVQEIIRTEGARLSSTNQTTNPTLIEDVKCRRLGLQVVSNLSSELSNVKRAATMDSELLSSDVSKLSKGATNIAEIVQLIEKAGLDETSRKFTESMNNFVRMAEEEIMKLQAQESVSLTLVKEVTEYFHGNLSKEEAHPLRIFLVVRDFIAVLDRVCKEVGMINERTMVSSAHKFPVPVNPMLPQPLPGLHERKHCSNSSDDESTSSP; the protein is encoded by the exons atGCAATCCTTGTACTTGTTTATCTTGTTTATGTTCTTGTTCTTCTCCTCAGAAGCATCACTAGCttcaatcaaatcaaataataGAAGGATCCTTCATGAACCCTTTATACCGTTAAACTCTCTCCCTCCATCAGAACTACCTAAACCATCACCGCCACCATCACCACCACCGTCACTTCATTCTCCACCCTCAACCCCAAACACCAAACACCCATTTTCCACCACCGGTCCCACCACAGTTCCCACGGACAACAACAACCCAAACCAAAACCAATACCAAAATGAATCACCGTTTTTCCCAAACTACCCTCTCTCACCACCACCACCTTCACCACTCACCTTTGCTTCATTCCCAGCTAACATCTCTGCCCTAATTCTCCCTCACACCCCTCAACCAGCTTCCTCTTCTAACAAACTCATCCCCATAGCACTCTCCGCTACTGCCATAGCCGCCGTCGCTGTTTTCATTTTCGGTTTCGTTTACTTCCGGCGACGCCGATATAACCGTCGTGCTTCCACCGAAAGCAAGACTCTAAGATCCGACAGTAGCCTCGAACTTTTCCCGCGTAATGTGGAGACCGCCGTCGATGTAAACCCCTCCGAGTTTCTCTACCTTGGTACAGTAGTAAATTCGCGACAAATTGACGTTGCTCCTCCTCGCGGTGGCGCTTCGGTTTCTCGAAAACTCGAGTCGCCTGAGCTCCGTCCTCTTCCGCCGTTAGCACGACTGCCGGAACCTCCACTACCACCACATCGTGACAACACTTATTCAGATGAAGAAGACGAAGAGTTTTACTCGCCGAGAGGCTCCTCTCTTGGTTGCCTAGAAAGCTCAGGTGGCACAGGATCGGGTTCCCGGCGAGCATTCTCCTCCATAGCCGCTGGAAGAGGCGGCGAATCTAGTTCAATTTCATGTTCTTCCTCTTCTTTCGGTTCTCCGGCACAGTCTCATTCGATTAGCCTCTCACCGCCGGCGAGTTCTAGTCCCAGGAGAACACAACAAAAATCACCTGAAACTACACCAATTCAGAACCAACATGTGCAATATCATCCTTCTTCTTCatcgtcattctcttcatcacGTTCAACACCAGAGAGAGATTTCGATGGAGAAAAAGAAAATGCTTCTTTACCCTCAAATGCAcatgcatcatcatcatcatcagtgtCATTACAAGAGAGATTCATGGAGAAAACTGAAAACGCTTCTTTACCAGAACAACAACCAAGGTTATCCAATCATTCTAGTGCTTCATCTTCAGCTTTTTCTCTTCCTTCTTCACCGGAGAAAATGACAATGATGCATCAAGGTTTTGATCAGTCTCCACGAATGTCGAGTGTCTCCGACGGGTTAAAGCTACCCGGTCTGTCATCATTGCCATTGTCACCCGCCCTACTTTCATCGCCTGAAACAGAAAGAGGAGGGTTTAGCTGCAATCCAAATCAATGGGGAACATTTTCTTATGCTATGCATGCGCCACAGAGGAAACATTGGGAGGTACCGGTTCTCCCAAAGCCTATAGCTCCTCCACCGCCTCCTCCTCTGCCACGGCAGAGGAGGCATTGGGAAATGTCAGCAACCTCGGCTATTGTTGATCAGCCTCGATCGATTTTGAAGCCGCCTGTGTTAGTACCCCCTTCGAGGCCTTTTGTGTTGCAAAACCAAACAACAAACGAGTCTTTGGGGGAAATTGAAGAGAGTTCGAAACTTAAATTGAAGCCATTGCATTGGGACAAAGTGAGAACAAGTTCTGATCGCGAAATGGCGTGGGATCAGATGAATTCCATGTCGTTCAA ATTGAATGAGGAAATGATTGAGACATTGTTTGTAGTGAACACATCAAACCAAAAGCCGAAGGATGCTACTCCGCGTTCTGTTCTTCCCTTGCCAAATCAGGAAGGCAGAGTACTTGATCCGAAGAAGTCTCAAAATATTGCAATCTTACTCAAGGCTCTTAATGTCACAATAGAAGAAGTGTGTGAAGCACTTTTAGATG GTAGTAGTGATACAGTTGGAGCAGAGCTACTTGAAAGTTTGTTAAAAATGGCACCAACCAAGGAAGAAGAACGTAAATTGAAGGAGCATAAAGATGACTCACCGACCAAGCTTGATGTGGCTGAGAACTTCTTGAAGGCGATGCTTGATATACCTTTTGCATTTAAAAGGGTTGAAGCAATGCTTTACATGATCAACTTTCAATCTGAAATAGAGTATCTTAGAAAATCATTTCAAACTCTAGAG GTTGCCTGTGAAGAGTTGAGACATTGTAGAATGTTCTTGAAGCTTCTAGAGGCTGTACTTAAAACTGGGAACCGAATGAATGTGGGAACAAATCGTGGTGACGCAGAGGCCTACAAACTCGATACACTTCTCAAGTTGGCTGATGTCAAAGGTGCAGACGGGAAAACCACTCTACTTCATTTTGTCGTACAGGAAATTATTAGAACCGAAGGCGCTCGTCTCTCTTCTACTAACCAAACTACAAATCCTACTCTGATCGAAGATGTTAAGTGCAGGAGACTTGGCCTACAAGTTGTTTCCAATCTGAGTTCAGAGCTATCAAATGTAAAAAGGGCTGCTACTATGGATTCTGAACTTCTCAGCAGTGATGTCTCTAAACTTTCCAAAGGAGCTACAAACATAGCTGAGATTGTGCAATTAATCGAAAAGGCAGGATTGGATGAAACCAGTCGGAAATTTACAGAATCGATGAACAATTTCGTTAGAATGGCTGAGGAGGAAATCATGAAACTTCAAGCGCAAGAAAGTGTCTCTTTGACCCTTGTGAAGGAGGTTACAGAATATTTCCATGGGAACTTATCAAAGGAAGAAGCTCATCCGTTAAGAATCTTCTTGGTTGTAAGAGATTTTATAGCAGTTCTTGACCGTGTCTGCAAAGAAGTCGGTATGATAAACGAACGAACTATGGTTAGTTCGGCTCATAAATTTCCTGTTCCGGTTAACCCAATGCTTCCGCAACCTCTTCCTGGATTACATGAAAGGAAACATTGTAGTAACTCTTCAGATGATGAAAGTACATCATCACCTTAg
- the LOC131614501 gene encoding formin-like protein 1, whose translation YLGTVVNSRQIDTVPLRGGASVSRKLESPELRPLPPLARLPEPPLPPHRDNTYSDEEDEEFYSPRGSSLGVIESSGGTGSGSRRAFSAIAAGRGGESSSISCSSSSFGSPAQSHSISLSPPASSSPRRTQPKSPETTPIQNQHVQYHPSSSSSFSSSRSTPERDFDGEKENASLPSNAHASSSSSSVSLQERFMEKTENASLPEQQPRLSNHSSASSSAFSLPSSPEEMTMMHQGFDQSPRMSSVSDGLKLPGLSSLPLSPALLSSPETERGGFSCNPNQWGTFSYAMHAPQRKHWEVPVLPKPIAPPPPPPLPRQRRHWEMSATSAIVDQPRSILKPPVLAPPSRPFVLQNQTTNESLGEIEESSKLKLKPLHWDKVRTSSDREMAWDQMNSMSFKLNEEMIETLFVVNTSNQKPKDTTPRSVLPLPNQENRVLDPKKSQNIAILLKALNVTIEEVCEALLDGSSDTLGAELLESLLKMAPTKEEERKLKEHKDDSPTKLDVAENFLKAMLDIPFAFKRVEAMLYMINFQSEIEYLRKSFQTLEVACEELRHCRMFLKLLEAVLKTGNRMNVGTNRGDAEAYKLDTLLKLADVKGADGKTTLLHFVVQEIIRTEGARLSSTNQTANPTLTEDVKCRRLGLQVVSNLSSELSNVKRAATMDSEVLSSDVSKLSKGATNIAEIVKLIENAGLDETNKKFTESMNNFVKMAEDEIMKIQAQESVALTLVKEVTEYFHGNLSKEEAHPFRIFLVVRDFIAVLDRVCKEVGMINERTTVSSAHKFPVPVNPMLPQPLPGLHDRKHCSSSSSDDESTSSP comes from the exons TACCTTGGTACAGTCGTGAACTCGCGACAAATTGACACCGTTCCTCTTCGCGGTGGCGCTTCGGTTTCTCGAAAACTTGAGTCGCCGGAGCTCCGTCCTCTCCCGCCGTTAGCGCGACTGCCGGAACCTCCATTACCACCGCATCGTGACAACACTTATTCAGATGAAGAAGACGAGGAGTTTTACTCGCCGAGAGGCTCCTCTCTTGGTGTTATAGAAAGCTCAGGCGGCACAGGTTCGGGTTCCCGACGAGCATTCTCCGCCATAGCCGCTGGAAGAGGCGGCGAATCTAGTTCAATTTCATGTTCTTCCTCTTCTTTCGGTTCTCCGGCGCAGTCTCATTCGATTAGCCTCTCACCGCCGGCGAGTTCTAGTCCCCGGAGAACACAACCAAAATCACCTGAAACTACACCAATTCAGAACCAACATGTGCAATATCATCCTTCTTCTTCatcgtcattctcttcatcacGTTCAACACCAGAGAGAGATTTCGATGGAGAAAAAGAAAATGCTTCTTTACCCTCAAATGCAcatgcatcatcatcatcatcatcagtgtCATTACAAGAGAGATTCATGGAGAAAACTGAAAACGCTTCTTTACCAGAACAACAACCAAGGTTATCCAATCATTCTAGTGCTTCATCTTCAGCTTTTTCTCTTCCTTCTTCACCGGAGGAAATGACAATGATGCATCAAGGTTTTGATCAGTCTCCACGAATGTCGAGTGTCTCCGACGGGTTAAAGCTACCCGGTCTGTCATCATTGCCATTGTCACCCGCCCTACTTTCATCGCCTGAAACAGAAAGAGGAGGGTTTAGCTGCAATCCAAATCAATGGGGAACATTTTCTTATGCTATGCATGCGCCACAGAGGAAACATTGGGAGGTACCGGTTCTCCCAAAGCCTATAGCTCCTCCACCGCCTCCTCCTCTGCCACGGCAGAGGAGGCATTGGGAAATGTCAGCAACCTCGGCTATTGTTGATCAGCCTCGGTCGATTTTGAAGCCACCTGTGTTAGCACCTCCTTCGAGGCCTTTCGTGTTGCAAAACCAAACAACAAATGAGTCTTTGGGGGAAATTGAAGAGAGTTCGAAACTTAAATTGAAGCCATTGCATTGGGACAAAGTGAGAACAAGTTCTGATCGCGAAATGGCATGGGATCAGATGAATTCCATGTCGTTTAA ATTGAATGAGGAAATGATTGAGACATTGTTTGTAGTGAACACATCAAACCAAAAGCCGAAGGATACTACTCCACGTTCCGTTCTTCCCTTGCCAAACCAGGAGAACAGAGTACTCGATCCGAAGAAGTCTCAAAATATTGCAATCTTACTCAAGGCTCTTAATGTCACAATAGAAGAAGTGTGTGAAGCACTTTTAGATG GTAGTAGTGATACACTTGGAGCAGAGCTACTTGAAAGTTTGTTAAAAATGGCACCAACCAAGGAAGAAGAACGTAAATTGAAGGAGCATAAAGATGACTCACCGACCAAGCTTGATGTGGCTGAGAACTTCTTGAAGGCGATGCTTGATATACCTTTTGCATTTAAAAGGGTTGAAGCAATGCTTTACATGATCAACTTTCAATCTGAAATAGAGTATCTTAGAAAATCATTTCAAACTCTAGAG GTTGCCTGTGAAGAGTTGCGACATTGTAGAATGTTCTTGAAGCTTCTAGAGGCTGTACTTAAAACTGGGAACCGAATGAATGTGGGAACAAATCGTGGTGATGCAGAGGCCTACAAACTCGATACACTTCTCAAGTTGGCTGATGTCAAAGGCGCGGATGGGAAAACCACTCTACTGCATTTTGTCGTACAAGAAATTATCAGAACTGAAGGCGCTCGTCTCTCTTCTACCAATCAAACTGCAAACCCTACTTTGACCGAAGATGTTAAGTGCAGGAGACTTGGCCTACAAGTTGTTTCTAATCTGAGTTCTGAGCTATCAAATGTGAAAAGGGCTGCTACTATGGATTCTGAAGTTCTCAGCAGCGATGTCTCTAAACTTTCCAAAGGAGCTACAAACATAGCTGAGATCGTGAAATTAATCGAAAATGCGGGATTGGATGAAACCAATAAAAAATTTACAGAATCGATGAACAATTTTGTTAAAATGGCTGAGGATGAAATCATGAAAATTCAAGCACAAGAAAGTGTTGCTTTGACCCTTGTGAAGGAGGTTACAGAATATTTCCATGGGAACTTATCAAAGGAAGAAGCTCATCCATTCAGAATCTTCTTGGTTGTAAGAGATTTTATAGCGGTTCTTGACCGTGTCTGCAAAGAAGTCGGAATGATAAACGAGCGAACTACGGTTAGTTCGGCTCATAAATTTCCCGTTCCGGTTAATCCAATGCTTCCACAACCTCTTCCTGGATTACACGACAGGAAACATTGTAGTAGTAGCTCTTCAGATGATGAAAGTACATCATCACCTTAG